Part of the Halobaculum halobium genome, CCGGAACCGCGAGCACGAGCAGGTACGGGAGCGCGTACGCGGTCAGGACGACCGCGCCGCGCCCGAGCACGATCACGCCGTTGACGGACTCCAAGAACGCCTCGGTGAGCGGCGTCTCGTACCAGGCGGTTCGTTCGGGCGGCTCGTAGTCGGGCCGGGGTTCGCGGAGTTCGACGGTGATCGTCGAGTAGGCGACGCGCCGTTCGAGGCTCTGGAGCCGGGCCTCGGTGCGTTCGATCTCCGTTTGCACGTCCGAGAGTTCACGCTGGACCGCGAGCACGTCCTCGGTGTCGTTGGCCTGCTCGTACAGCTCCCGGAGGCGGTCGCGCTCCGCGCGGAGGCTCTCTAAGCGCGCCTCCAGATCGACGATCTGAGACGTCACGTCCTGCGTGGACTCGTCGACCGAACGGACCTCTCCGGTCTCGTTGATCGCGTCCATCGCGCCCGAGTAGTTGCCGGAGGGCACGCGGAGGACGAGCTGTCCGGTGGTCCACGTCTCGTTCCCCTCGCCGCGGACCTCCGTCCGGGAGCTCCCGACGTAGCCGCCGCGCTCGCGCGTCATCTCGGTGAGGGTTGTCCGAGCGGCGTCGTAGTCATCGACGCGGAGCTCGACGGTCGCCTCGTAGATCAACTGCCGCTCGGCCACCTGCGCGTTCACGTTCGCGCCGCCCCCGTCGTCGCCAGCGCCGGCGTCGGCGTCCTCGGGGCCGGGCGTCGCCTCGGCGTCCGCCTGCACGGCTGTCCCCCGCTCGCGCCGTCGCCGCCGGCGTCGGCGCCGCCGCCCGCTCCGGCACAGCCGGCGAGGACGACGAGGAGGACACAACAGACAGTCGCGAGTGAGCCACGTCGCATGCGACACCGTACCCGGGCGGGGTCCCTAACCGTTCGGTACGCTCAAAGGGCCGTTTGACCCATCCGTGTGCGTCTCGTACGGATCGTATGCAGCGACGCCTGCTGTCGATGCGGTGGCGAGACGCGCTGTTCGCCCACTGGCGGGTCGACCCCGCGACCGTCGAGGCGCGCCTCCCCGACGCGCTCTCGGTGGCGACGTACGACGGCGACGCCTACCTTGGGGTGGTTCCCTTCGAGATGACCGACATCCGGCCGCGCTGGTCGCCGGTCGGGCTGTCGTTCCCGGAGCTGAACCTCCGCACGTACGTCACCGATGGCGACACGAAGGGGGTGTACTTCTTCAACCTGGACGCGGCTGACCCGATCGGCGTCGGCGTCGCTAGGGCGCTGTTCCGACTCCCGTACTACCGAGCGTCGATGGACGTGACCCGCGACGGCGACCGCGTGACCGTCACCAGCCACCGGATCCACCGCGGCGCGCCCGAAGCGCACTTCGACGCGACGTACGGCCCTGCGGGAGAGACGAGCCCCCCGGAGCCGGGAAGCCTCGAGGCGTTTCTCGTCGAGAACTACCGCTTTTACACGGAGGGGCGCGACCGGGTCTACTACGGCGATATCGCCCACGAGCCGTGGCCGCTTGCCGACGCCGACGCACAGATCCGGACGAACACGCTGTTCGATGCGAACGGGTTCGAGGCGCCGTCCGGGGAGCCCATCTGCCACTACTCGCCGGGGATCGAGGTGACCGCCGACCGGATCCGCCGGCTCGACCCGGAGGCGGCCGACGCCGCCGCCGGGACCGACGGCAGCGATGCTATCGGGATACCCGTCGAAGAGCGCTGAAGCCGTCGAGACGCGAACGGTGCGGCCGGAGGCAACAGAAAGCACTTCACCACCCCAGCGGATCGCCGACTCGATGCGTCCCCGCACACCTCCCCTCCTCGCGTGTGGTGTCGCCCTGCTGCTGGTGACTGCCGGCTGTCTCGGCGCACCGGGCGGCCGCAGCGACGGTCCCACCGGGACGGCCTCCAGCGTCGGACCTGACGGGTCGGAGACCGGCGTCGCGGACACCGAACTCCCCGGCGACCCCGTTGACTGGCCCGACGGGCCGAAGGAACGTCCCGACCGCCCCGAGACGCTGAACGAGTCGTCCGTCGGCTCGTTCGCCCGGGCGTACGAGTACCGGTACGTGTACAACAGCCTCTGGTACGACGAGACGAGCGACGTGTCCGCCGAGTGTGAATCCGACGCAGTCGAGCGCCGCGGCGACGCCTGGCGCGCAGTCGTCACCTGTACCGCCTACTCGAACACCGGCGGCGAGTCGACCGCCGACGGCACCGCCACCTCGACGGTCCTCCACGCCGACTGGTTCACACAGACGTACGTCTACTGGATCGACGAGGAGTCGGTCCACCGCGAGCGCGGCGAGGAGTGAGCCGTCG contains:
- a CDS encoding DUF4349 domain-containing protein, coding for MQADAEATPGPEDADAGAGDDGGGANVNAQVAERQLIYEATVELRVDDYDAARTTLTEMTRERGGYVGSSRTEVRGEGNETWTTGQLVLRVPSGNYSGAMDAINETGEVRSVDESTQDVTSQIVDLEARLESLRAERDRLRELYEQANDTEDVLAVQRELSDVQTEIERTEARLQSLERRVAYSTITVELREPRPDYEPPERTAWYETPLTEAFLESVNGVIVLGRGAVVLTAYALPYLLVLAVPAVGLALGYRRARGRWRG
- a CDS encoding YqjF family protein, with amino-acid sequence MQRRLLSMRWRDALFAHWRVDPATVEARLPDALSVATYDGDAYLGVVPFEMTDIRPRWSPVGLSFPELNLRTYVTDGDTKGVYFFNLDAADPIGVGVARALFRLPYYRASMDVTRDGDRVTVTSHRIHRGAPEAHFDATYGPAGETSPPEPGSLEAFLVENYRFYTEGRDRVYYGDIAHEPWPLADADAQIRTNTLFDANGFEAPSGEPICHYSPGIEVTADRIRRLDPEAADAAAGTDGSDAIGIPVEER